In a single window of the Agrobacterium fabrum str. C58 genome:
- a CDS encoding pyridoxal phosphate-dependent aminotransferase: protein MSAFSRLTPLAVSLPSTVPFVGPEAIERSRGLKVEARIGANESGFGPAPSVLLAMRDAAAETWMYSDPENFELKEALAIHHGVARGNIAIGSGVDGLLGEIARLIVEPGTPVVTSFGGYPTFNYHVNGFGGKLVTTPYVDDHENLDGLLDLVIRENAPLVYFANPDNPMGSWWEASEVVAFARALPETCLLILDEAYCETGPISAVPAIDALIGQPNILRMRTFSKAYGLAGARVGYAIGTLGNVEAFDKIRNHFGMARISVAGALAALKDQAYLHEVVGKISDARDRISAIARNNGLSPLPSATNFVTIDCHRDGAYARAIVDGLMDHGVFIRMPGVAPLNRCIRVSAGTADKLDLFEQALPKVLKAIG from the coding sequence ATGTCCGCTTTCTCACGCCTCACGCCGCTTGCCGTCTCGCTTCCCTCAACCGTTCCTTTCGTTGGCCCTGAGGCCATCGAGCGCAGCCGCGGCCTGAAGGTGGAAGCGCGCATCGGCGCCAATGAAAGCGGCTTCGGCCCCGCGCCTTCAGTGCTTCTCGCCATGCGGGACGCGGCGGCGGAGACCTGGATGTACAGCGATCCGGAAAATTTCGAGCTGAAGGAAGCGCTTGCCATTCACCACGGCGTTGCACGCGGCAATATCGCCATCGGCAGCGGGGTTGATGGATTGCTGGGGGAGATCGCCAGGCTGATCGTTGAGCCGGGCACGCCTGTCGTCACCTCGTTTGGCGGCTATCCCACTTTCAATTACCATGTGAACGGTTTTGGCGGCAAACTCGTCACCACGCCCTATGTCGATGATCACGAAAATCTTGACGGGCTTCTCGATCTCGTCATCCGGGAAAATGCGCCGCTCGTCTATTTCGCCAACCCTGATAATCCGATGGGAAGCTGGTGGGAGGCGAGCGAAGTCGTCGCCTTCGCCCGCGCATTGCCGGAAACCTGCCTGCTCATTCTGGACGAGGCCTATTGCGAAACCGGGCCCATCAGCGCCGTGCCGGCCATCGACGCGCTGATCGGCCAACCGAATATCCTGCGCATGCGCACCTTTTCGAAAGCCTATGGGCTGGCCGGTGCGCGCGTGGGTTATGCCATCGGCACGCTCGGCAATGTCGAAGCCTTCGACAAGATCCGCAATCATTTCGGCATGGCGCGTATTTCCGTCGCCGGCGCCCTCGCGGCGCTGAAGGATCAGGCCTATCTGCATGAGGTGGTTGGCAAGATTTCCGATGCCCGCGATCGTATTTCCGCGATCGCCCGCAATAACGGCCTTTCGCCGCTGCCGTCGGCCACCAATTTCGTCACCATCGATTGCCACCGCGACGGCGCTTATGCCCGCGCCATCGTTGATGGGCTGATGGACCATGGCGTGTTCATCCGCATGCCGGGCGTTGCCCCGCTCAACCGCTGCATTCGTGTCAGCGCCGGCACCGCCGACAAGCTCGATCTTTTCGAGCAGGCGCTGCCAAAGGTTCTCAAGGCGATCGGGTAA
- a CDS encoding sel1 repeat family protein, which translates to MARFDISDIEMAAGGETRADTLCNLGLVYATGRGCKVDLIAAHKWLNIAAIRGSERAASLRADLARNMTKAELAEALRAARDWMTMH; encoded by the coding sequence ATGGCACGCTTTGACATCAGCGATATCGAAATGGCTGCCGGTGGCGAAACCCGCGCCGACACTCTTTGCAATCTCGGCCTGGTCTATGCGACCGGCCGGGGCTGCAAGGTGGACCTGATCGCGGCCCATAAATGGCTCAACATCGCCGCGATCCGCGGATCGGAAAGAGCCGCTTCGCTGCGCGCCGATCTTGCCCGCAACATGACGAAGGCGGAACTGGCCGAAGCGCTGCGCGCCGCCCGCGACTGGATGACGATGCACTGA
- a CDS encoding DUF2147 domain-containing protein has product MKRIMTIAAALMMSGNLAFAGEAIEGNWKTASGETAVIGPCGGAFCVTLKTGKHAGKQIGKLSGKGNSYSGEITDPANDKTYSGSGTVSGNSLSMKGCVLKILCKSQTWTRL; this is encoded by the coding sequence ATGAAGCGTATAATGACGATTGCCGCCGCCCTTATGATGAGCGGCAACCTTGCCTTTGCTGGCGAGGCAATCGAGGGCAACTGGAAGACGGCCAGCGGCGAAACCGCCGTGATCGGCCCCTGCGGCGGCGCCTTCTGCGTGACGCTGAAGACCGGCAAACATGCCGGAAAACAGATCGGCAAGCTTTCCGGCAAGGGAAACAGCTATTCCGGCGAAATCACCGACCCCGCCAACGACAAGACCTATAGCGGCTCCGGCACCGTTTCCGGCAATTCGCTGAGCATGAAGGGCTGCGTGCTGAAGATTTTGTGCAAATCGCAGACCTGGACACGGCTGTAA